Proteins found in one Roseofilum capinflatum BLCC-M114 genomic segment:
- a CDS encoding carbohydrate ABC transporter permease: MNATRWRVLTPYLFLLPALSILSLTVFWPALQAIYLSLFNYDLIGQQTQWIGLKNFQRLGSDRLFWQTLSNTLLYLLCVVPLLVILPLGLAILVNRKIKGISGFRAAFYTPVIISMVVAGIAWRWLYAENGLFNQTLTYLHLPTIPWLTSPQWAIYSVMVVTIWKGLGYYMVIYLAGLQGIPQELYEAAAIDGSDGIIKHWDITLPLMKPYLFLVAVISAISATKVFEEVYIMTQGGPRNSSKTLVYYVYEQAFQKLEISYACTIGLVLFLVIMGLSIVNLKLGGVRSKE; this comes from the coding sequence ATGAATGCAACGCGCTGGAGGGTTTTAACTCCCTATTTATTTTTGCTTCCTGCCCTATCCATTTTAAGTTTAACTGTGTTTTGGCCCGCTTTGCAAGCCATTTATCTCAGTTTATTTAACTATGATTTGATCGGCCAGCAAACCCAATGGATCGGGTTAAAAAACTTCCAGCGACTAGGGAGCGATCGCCTGTTTTGGCAAACCCTCAGTAATACCCTGCTTTATCTCCTCTGTGTTGTCCCTTTACTGGTCATTCTTCCCCTAGGATTAGCCATTTTAGTCAATCGAAAAATTAAAGGGATCAGTGGTTTTAGAGCCGCTTTCTATACCCCTGTCATTATTTCCATGGTCGTTGCCGGAATTGCCTGGCGATGGCTCTATGCTGAAAATGGCTTATTCAACCAAACGTTAACCTATTTGCATCTGCCTACTATTCCCTGGTTAACCAGTCCCCAATGGGCGATTTATAGCGTTATGGTGGTTACCATATGGAAAGGGCTGGGCTATTACATGGTTATCTATTTAGCTGGACTACAAGGTATTCCCCAGGAACTCTACGAAGCAGCAGCAATTGATGGTTCAGATGGCATCATTAAGCATTGGGATATTACCCTACCCTTGATGAAACCTTATTTATTTTTAGTGGCCGTTATTTCTGCAATTTCCGCCACCAAAGTGTTTGAAGAGGTGTATATTATGACCCAAGGAGGGCCGAGAAATAGCTCTAAGACTTTGGTTTATTATGTTTATGAACAGGCGTTTCAGAAGTTAGAAATTAGTTATGCTTGCACGATTGGTTTAGTTCTCTTTTTAGTGATTATGGGCTTGTCGATTGTAAATTTGAAGTTAGGAGGAGTAAGGAGTAAGGAGTAA
- a CDS encoding metal-sensing transcriptional repressor, producing the protein MTHSPSPNPPESLPHHHHPHEPHTLHPHVHSEESLRQIVNQLSRIEGHVRGIKGMVQQSTPCPDVLIQLAAVRGAIDRVSRIILDEHLTECIGRAAREGNIEEELDQLKAALDRFLPLAKKKPKPKKGS; encoded by the coding sequence ATGACCCACTCTCCATCTCCTAATCCTCCTGAATCTTTACCCCATCATCACCATCCCCATGAACCCCATACCTTACACCCCCACGTTCATAGTGAAGAGTCCCTACGGCAAATTGTCAATCAGCTCTCGCGGATTGAGGGCCATGTGAGGGGAATTAAGGGTATGGTACAACAAAGTACCCCCTGTCCTGATGTGTTGATCCAATTGGCAGCAGTCCGGGGGGCGATCGATCGCGTTTCTCGAATTATTTTAGATGAACATTTAACCGAATGTATTGGTCGAGCGGCTCGTGAGGGGAATATTGAGGAAGAGCTGGATCAACTCAAGGCGGCTCTCGATCGCTTTTTGCCCTTGGCTAAGAAGAAGCCGAAGCCCAAGAAAGGGAGTTAA
- the aroQ gene encoding type II 3-dehydroquinate dehydratase, translating to MLNVLVLHGPNLNLLGLREPGIYGSTTLAQINQQLKEDGKILQAEVTPFQSNHEGELIDTIHQAVDRYQGIIINAGAYTHTSVALRDAIAAVSIPTVEVHLSNIYRREPFRHHSYLAPVVVGQISGFGPESYRLGLQALVSHLQLKAIHP from the coding sequence TTGTTGAACGTTTTGGTATTGCACGGCCCTAATCTCAATCTGTTGGGGCTGCGAGAACCAGGAATCTATGGTTCGACGACTCTAGCCCAGATTAACCAACAATTGAAAGAGGATGGCAAAATCCTTCAAGCGGAGGTAACCCCCTTTCAATCCAATCATGAGGGAGAATTGATCGATACCATACACCAGGCGGTCGATCGCTATCAAGGCATTATCATTAATGCCGGAGCCTATACTCATACCAGTGTAGCCCTCAGAGATGCGATCGCCGCCGTTTCTATTCCTACCGTCGAGGTTCACCTCAGCAACATTTATCGTCGCGAACCCTTCCGCCACCACTCCTATTTAGCACCGGTGGTTGTTGGTCAAATTAGCGGTTTCGGCCCAGAAAGCTATCGTTTAGGGTTACAAGCCCTAGTCTCTCATCTTCAGCTAAAAGCTATTCACCCATAG
- a CDS encoding competence/damage-inducible protein A produces MSAEIICVGTELLLGDILNRNAQFLAQELAQLGIPHYYQTVVGDNVERLKQAIATALDRKSEIILFTGGLGPTPDDLTCETIASFFETPLIERPEVIADIEAKYAQRGRTMNPSNRKQALSPEGAMILPNPSGTAPGIIWHPRPHLTLMTFPGVPSEMHRMWKETAVPYLKQQGWGETMIYSRTLKFWGIGESALVEKIPEVFDYKNPTVAPYAGKGLVKLRISTRVRSEPEAQALINPVEEHIRAMVGEYCFGVNDQTLADVVGKLLLEAGQTLAVAESCTGGGLGAAITAVPGSSAYFRGGVIAYENQVKESLLGVNPDDLEAYGAVSDRVAEQMAQGIQQKLNTDWALSITGIAGPGGGTPEKPVGLVYIGLASPNGEVKSYRQQLASILDRSILRDFSQSWALDHLRQHLLKS; encoded by the coding sequence ATGTCAGCCGAAATTATTTGTGTGGGCACAGAGTTGCTCCTCGGAGATATTCTTAATCGGAATGCCCAGTTTTTAGCCCAAGAATTGGCCCAGTTAGGGATTCCCCACTACTATCAAACCGTGGTGGGGGATAATGTGGAGCGTCTGAAACAGGCGATCGCCACTGCCCTGGATCGCAAGTCAGAAATCATACTCTTTACCGGAGGACTCGGCCCCACTCCCGATGACCTCACCTGTGAAACCATTGCCTCCTTCTTTGAAACCCCCTTAATTGAGCGCCCGGAAGTGATCGCCGACATTGAAGCCAAATATGCCCAACGGGGGCGCACCATGAACCCCAGCAACCGCAAACAAGCCCTCAGCCCAGAAGGAGCCATGATTTTACCCAACCCCAGTGGAACCGCTCCGGGCATTATCTGGCATCCGCGCCCCCATTTAACCCTCATGACCTTTCCTGGAGTTCCCAGCGAAATGCATCGCATGTGGAAAGAAACAGCCGTTCCCTACCTCAAACAGCAGGGATGGGGCGAAACCATGATTTATAGCCGCACCCTCAAGTTTTGGGGCATTGGGGAATCTGCCCTAGTGGAAAAAATCCCCGAAGTCTTTGACTATAAAAACCCTACAGTCGCCCCTTATGCGGGTAAAGGGTTGGTGAAGTTGCGAATTTCCACCCGTGTCAGGTCTGAACCCGAAGCCCAAGCCCTGATTAATCCCGTAGAAGAACATATTCGAGCCATGGTTGGAGAATACTGCTTCGGAGTCAATGACCAAACCTTAGCCGATGTAGTGGGCAAACTATTGCTAGAGGCGGGACAAACCTTAGCCGTCGCCGAATCTTGCACCGGAGGCGGTTTAGGGGCGGCTATTACCGCCGTGCCGGGCAGTTCTGCCTATTTTAGGGGGGGAGTCATTGCCTATGAGAATCAGGTCAAGGAGAGCCTGTTAGGGGTGAATCCAGACGATTTAGAAGCCTATGGAGCAGTGAGCGATCGCGTCGCCGAACAAATGGCACAGGGTATTCAACAGAAATTAAACACCGATTGGGCCCTCAGTATCACCGGCATTGCCGGCCCCGGTGGTGGCACACCCGAAAAGCCCGTCGGCTTAGTTTACATCGGATTAGCCTCACCCAACGGGGAAGTGAAAAGTTATCGCCAACAGTTAGCCAGTATCTTAGATCGCTCCATCCTACGCGATTTCAGTCAATCCTGGGCTTTGGATCATCTCCGCCAACACTTGCTGAAATCTTAA
- a CDS encoding YgiT-type zinc finger protein, giving the protein MFKCHVCSSEQYHSELISEFFQIDGKFYLVEQIPVKVCSRCGEESFNRETTERIRVMLHGEAKPIKSISVEV; this is encoded by the coding sequence ATGTTTAAATGCCATGTTTGCAGTTCAGAACAATATCACTCTGAGCTAATTAGTGAATTTTTTCAGATTGACGGTAAGTTTTATCTAGTAGAACAAATTCCAGTCAAGGTTTGTTCTCGGTGTGGTGAAGAAAGTTTTAATCGAGAAACAACGGAGAGAATTAGAGTGATGCTCCACGGTGAAGCTAAACCGATTAAATCTATTTCAGTTGAAGTATAG
- a CDS encoding Eco57I restriction-modification methylase domain-containing protein — translation MKIFDQLESERQVLQAKLDSLKTQEERNAMGQFSTPITLAKDMLTHAKKIMPKYSKVRFLDPAFGTGSLYSALNTVFPSKQIELSTGYEIDEHYGKPACEFWSKTKLNYQLADFTKQKPPDEAEKYNLIVCNPPYVRHHHINGQKKRLQAEVLSVANIKLSGLSGLYCYFIVLSHSWMKKNGIAGWLIPSEFMDVNYGQAIKDYLLNKVTLLQIHRFDPNEVQFDDALVSSAIVWFKNKKPPKTHEVKFTYGGTLDNPADEKNVPLEILATEKKWTRFPLFKEREETNAPKLGDFFTVKRGIATGDNKFFILTREQIEIHGLPLEQFRPILPSPRYLDTTEVKADKKGFPDIKNPLFVLNCNLPIDEVKRLYPPLYIYLNQGIQSGVSERYLCKSRKIWYSQESRTESLFYFTYIGRSDKQSKKTFRFILNRSKAIVANSYLILYPQPSLRKEIDQNPELSKSLLKALNQIASKVMLNEGRVYGGGMHKIEPKELASVTAIEIGVILENVSKGKESLI, via the coding sequence ATGAAAATTTTTGATCAACTTGAAAGTGAGCGTCAGGTATTACAAGCTAAACTGGATAGCTTGAAAACGCAAGAGGAACGAAATGCTATGGGGCAGTTTTCAACACCTATTACCCTTGCTAAGGATATGCTGACTCATGCAAAGAAAATTATGCCGAAATACAGTAAAGTTCGCTTTCTCGATCCGGCTTTTGGTACAGGTTCATTGTACAGTGCATTAAACACTGTATTCCCTTCAAAACAGATTGAACTTTCAACTGGTTACGAAATTGACGAACACTATGGAAAACCTGCATGTGAGTTTTGGTCAAAAACCAAACTCAATTACCAATTAGCAGACTTTACAAAACAAAAGCCACCTGATGAAGCTGAAAAATACAATTTGATCGTCTGCAATCCGCCATATGTTCGTCACCATCATATTAATGGACAAAAGAAACGATTACAAGCGGAAGTTTTGTCAGTTGCAAATATAAAGTTATCCGGATTGTCTGGTCTTTATTGCTATTTCATAGTGCTTTCACACTCGTGGATGAAAAAAAATGGAATTGCTGGTTGGTTAATTCCCAGTGAATTCATGGATGTAAATTATGGTCAAGCGATTAAAGATTATCTGCTGAATAAAGTGACTTTGCTCCAGATTCATCGATTTGACCCTAATGAAGTTCAATTTGATGATGCTCTTGTTTCATCAGCGATTGTTTGGTTTAAGAACAAAAAGCCCCCTAAAACTCACGAGGTAAAGTTTACCTATGGTGGAACCCTTGATAACCCTGCTGATGAAAAAAATGTTCCCCTTGAGATTTTAGCAACAGAAAAGAAATGGACACGCTTTCCACTATTTAAGGAACGTGAAGAAACCAATGCACCAAAGTTAGGCGATTTTTTTACTGTGAAGCGTGGTATTGCGACAGGTGACAATAAATTTTTTATCCTCACACGCGAACAAATTGAAATCCATGGTTTGCCGCTTGAACAGTTCCGGCCAATCTTGCCCAGTCCTCGCTACTTAGATACCACTGAAGTCAAGGCAGATAAAAAAGGTTTTCCTGACATTAAAAACCCTTTGTTTGTATTAAACTGTAACCTTCCTATTGATGAAGTTAAACGGCTTTACCCTCCACTATACATATACCTTAATCAAGGCATTCAGTCTGGTGTATCTGAAAGATATTTGTGCAAAAGTCGTAAAATTTGGTATTCCCAAGAAAGCAGGACTGAAAGCCTTTTTTATTTCACATATATTGGGCGTTCTGATAAACAAAGTAAAAAAACATTTCGTTTTATCCTGAATCGTTCCAAAGCAATTGTTGCAAATTCCTACTTAATCCTTTATCCCCAGCCAAGTTTGAGAAAAGAAATTGATCAAAACCCGGAGCTGAGTAAAAGCTTGCTTAAAGCCTTGAATCAGATCGCAAGTAAAGTCATGCTTAATGAAGGGCGTGTATATGGTGGTGGTATGCACAAAATAGAACCCAAAGAACTGGCTAGTGTTACTGCAATAGAAATTGGCGTTATTCTGGAGAACGTTTCTAAGGGTAAGGAAAGTTTGATCTGA
- a CDS encoding XamI family restriction endonuclease — MAVNRDKVDLWKSDVAQSIDFYNYWFMTFAPKAFRDTRLETTKQVEQALQWTENLTNIRPETLQKHPSVLAMLRMTTCPPIARDRLVGLAGISSNLVKNMELNNRVSPKMKQPQLTEQLEMIGQIITKMADPDIFVWKERGDKGTKEEIYRASTIIADRLCGSVVDPIIRNAQEQRQLAAIKQWLEARGYREIEPGEAEDFLSMPKGTFSFRFNIPVILAGGKQVNIPVDAVIMRKDAQKGDFPELFEAKSAGDFTNTNKRRKEEAVKIQQLRKTYGEKISFNLFLCGYFDSGYLGYEAAEGIDWVWEHRIDDMASLGL; from the coding sequence GTGGCAGTTAATCGAGATAAAGTAGACTTGTGGAAATCTGACGTTGCCCAGTCAATTGATTTTTACAATTACTGGTTTATGACTTTTGCACCCAAGGCATTTAGGGACACTCGCCTTGAAACCACAAAGCAGGTTGAACAAGCTCTTCAATGGACTGAAAACTTGACTAACATTCGCCCTGAAACTCTTCAGAAGCATCCTTCTGTATTGGCAATGCTTCGTATGACGACTTGTCCACCAATTGCACGCGATCGGCTTGTGGGTCTAGCGGGTATATCTTCTAACTTGGTGAAGAATATGGAACTTAACAACCGTGTTTCCCCGAAGATGAAGCAACCTCAATTAACAGAACAGCTTGAAATGATCGGGCAGATTATCACAAAAATGGCTGACCCTGATATTTTTGTGTGGAAGGAACGTGGCGATAAAGGTACGAAAGAAGAAATTTACCGTGCGTCAACCATCATTGCTGACCGTCTCTGTGGTTCAGTCGTTGACCCAATCATTAGAAATGCTCAAGAACAGCGCCAATTGGCTGCCATTAAACAGTGGCTTGAAGCCCGTGGTTATCGTGAAATTGAACCTGGTGAAGCAGAAGATTTCCTTTCGATGCCGAAAGGTACGTTTTCATTTCGCTTCAACATCCCTGTAATACTGGCTGGTGGCAAACAGGTCAATATACCTGTTGATGCCGTTATCATGCGTAAAGATGCTCAAAAGGGGGATTTTCCAGAACTATTTGAAGCAAAGTCTGCTGGTGATTTTACGAACACAAATAAACGGCGAAAGGAAGAGGCTGTCAAAATACAACAACTTCGCAAAACTTATGGTGAAAAAATTTCCTTTAACTTATTTTTGTGCGGTTATTTTGATTCAGGTTATCTTGGCTATGAAGCGGCTGAAGGTATTGATTGGGTATGGGAACACCGAATTGACGACATGGCATCTTTGGGTTTGTAA
- a CDS encoding nuclease-related domain-containing protein: MIVYRQNSPELKAAFKREVDRKVDQRRETVREAMGNGFFGMIGETFYEFQQFGKDLKGFMGESQISTRLAKLPNTWGMFQNAIIPGTSGKPTEIDILLIGPGGIFIIEVKNWKGSYSAIAIEGIAIQPQRSCVNGI, encoded by the coding sequence ATGATAGTCTATCGACAAAACTCCCCAGAACTGAAAGCCGCCTTCAAAAGGGAAGTCGATCGCAAAGTAGACCAGCGCCGCGAAACAGTCAGAGAGGCTATGGGTAACGGATTCTTTGGCATGATCGGAGAGACATTCTATGAATTCCAACAGTTTGGTAAGGATCTCAAAGGCTTCATGGGGGAAAGCCAAATCTCAACAAGATTAGCAAAACTACCTAATACCTGGGGAATGTTCCAAAACGCAATCATCCCCGGAACTTCAGGCAAACCAACCGAAATTGATATCCTCCTCATTGGGCCTGGTGGCATCTTCATCATTGAGGTCAAGAACTGGAAAGGCTCCTACAGTGCTATCGCTATCGAGGGAATAGCTATCCAACCTCAAAGAAGTTGTGTTAACGGTATTTAA
- a CDS encoding ferrochelatase, with protein sequence MVATPEKYSEQQSVGDRQAPRVAVLLMGYGEVESYDDFANYNEQALNLLTAKFAPVPTWIYPPLAKLLAMFDLHEWSHQHGNFISPHNAIFERQRAGIEQHLQEKWGDRIKVFKAFNFCAPFLPAQVLEQIQAEGFDKLLIYPLLVVDSIFTSGIAVEQVNQALAKDEGSQHWVTGERYIPSFYNEPDYINLMAQLVEEKIAQKLRDRILPSQIGIVLMNHGCPHKAKGFTSGITESQTLYELVREKLIYKYPLISVGWLNHDTPLIEWTQPNAQLAAENLIQLGAKAVIFMPIGFVTENHETLLDVEHIIEALQRQYSDINYIQMECANDHPEFLHMAAHWADSHIEDLLSEEALAVNTQLGVEHHHHHHHHHDHDHGHHHHHH encoded by the coding sequence GTGGTTGCAACTCCAGAAAAATACTCAGAACAACAATCTGTTGGCGATCGCCAAGCGCCTCGCGTCGCGGTTCTGCTAATGGGCTATGGTGAAGTAGAAAGTTATGACGACTTTGCCAACTATAACGAACAAGCCCTAAATCTTCTCACCGCTAAGTTTGCGCCGGTTCCCACTTGGATCTATCCCCCCTTAGCCAAACTCTTAGCGATGTTCGATCTCCATGAATGGAGTCATCAGCATGGCAACTTCATTTCCCCCCACAATGCCATCTTCGAGCGTCAACGAGCCGGAATTGAGCAACACCTCCAGGAAAAATGGGGCGATCGCATTAAAGTGTTTAAAGCCTTTAACTTTTGCGCTCCCTTTCTTCCCGCTCAAGTCCTAGAGCAAATTCAAGCAGAAGGGTTTGATAAACTGCTTATTTATCCCCTGTTGGTCGTTGACTCTATTTTCACCAGTGGCATCGCCGTCGAGCAAGTCAACCAAGCTCTCGCGAAAGATGAGGGGAGCCAACATTGGGTCACAGGAGAGCGCTATATTCCCTCCTTTTACAACGAACCCGACTATATCAACCTGATGGCGCAATTGGTTGAGGAAAAAATCGCCCAGAAATTACGCGATCGCATTTTACCCTCCCAAATTGGCATCGTTTTAATGAATCATGGTTGTCCTCACAAAGCCAAAGGCTTCACCTCTGGCATTACCGAGAGCCAAACCCTCTATGAATTAGTGCGGGAAAAACTCATTTACAAATATCCCCTAATTTCCGTGGGTTGGCTCAACCACGATACCCCTCTGATTGAATGGACTCAGCCCAATGCACAACTAGCAGCAGAAAACCTGATTCAGTTAGGTGCAAAGGCCGTGATCTTTATGCCCATTGGTTTCGTCACCGAAAACCACGAAACCCTACTCGATGTCGAGCATATTATTGAAGCCTTGCAGCGTCAATACTCCGATATCAACTATATTCAAATGGAGTGCGCCAACGATCATCCAGAATTCCTGCATATGGCGGCCCATTGGGCAGATTCTCACATCGAAGATTTACTCTCAGAAGAAGCCTTAGCCGTGAATACCCAACTGGGTGTTGAGCATCATCACCACCACCATCATCATCACGATCACGATCATGGCCATCATCACCATCATCATTAA
- a CDS encoding GNAT family N-acetyltransferase, producing the protein MNIRVANESDLPQLAELYYQTVQTHGLSYYTIEQTQIWASFALNKRHFRKFILDVTTFVAVNEAEILGFAGIGLDGHIASLYVRHDCLHQGIGTALMNAILEYGKNQNIKRLYAEASRFSLGLFKKFGFQVYDTEVVERKGVKFERDLVDFEY; encoded by the coding sequence ATGAATATTCGAGTGGCGAATGAATCCGACTTACCCCAACTTGCAGAGCTATACTATCAAACCGTTCAGACTCACGGACTCAGTTACTATACCATAGAGCAAACACAAATCTGGGCTTCCTTTGCCTTAAATAAGCGCCATTTCCGTAAGTTTATCCTCGATGTCACCACATTTGTCGCAGTCAATGAGGCAGAGATTTTAGGGTTTGCTGGCATTGGATTGGATGGTCATATTGCCTCACTCTATGTGCGCCATGATTGTCTGCATCAAGGCATTGGTACTGCTTTAATGAATGCCATATTAGAGTATGGGAAAAATCAGAACATTAAACGACTATATGCTGAAGCGAGTCGGTTTAGTCTGGGTCTATTTAAGAAGTTTGGCTTTCAGGTTTATGATACAGAAGTGGTTGAGCGCAAAGGGGTAAAATTTGAGCGCGATTTGGTCGATTTTGAGTATTAA
- the uvrB gene encoding excinuclease ABC subunit UvrB, producing the protein MDGFELDAPFEPTGDQPEAIAQLTQTLKGQHAYQTLLGATGTGKTYTIAQAIAQIGKSTLVLAHNKTLAAQLCHELRQFFPHNPVEYFISYYDYYQPEAYLPLSDTYIEKSAAINEEIDMLRHSATRSLFEHRYVIVVASISCIYGLGMPAEYLNAAISLEIGQEIDQRQLLRDLATIQYTRNDTQLSRGNFRVKGDILEIAPAYEDRIIRVEFFGDEIDRIYYIDPTTGNALESCNNLNIYPARHFVTPKEQVEMACEQIRLELKERVEALENAGKLVEAQRLDQRTRYDMELLQEVGYCNGVENYSRYLANRQPGEPPECLVDYFPEDWLLVIDESHVTVPQIRAMYNGDRARKTVLIDHGFRLPSAADNRPLKAEEFWQKVNQCVFVSATPGDWELEVSEDRIIEQVIRPTGVIDPEVLVRPTEGQIDDLLAEIKQRVKRKERVLVTTLTKRMAEDLTTYLEEREIQVRYLHSEIQSIERIEILQDLREGKFDVLIGVNLLREGLDLPEVSLVAILDADKEGFLRAYRSLIQTIGRAARHVNGQAILYADRLTDSMEKAIAETERRRGIQMAYNRLHGITPKPIKKSADNSILAFLDISRRLNAQGVDPSPEPVPLEDLPELIEQLETEMKRAAQNLEFEKAAQLRDRIKSLQRQEN; encoded by the coding sequence ATGGACGGATTTGAGCTAGATGCGCCTTTTGAGCCAACGGGAGATCAGCCAGAGGCGATCGCCCAATTAACCCAAACCCTAAAGGGCCAACATGCCTATCAAACTCTTTTGGGGGCCACGGGCACAGGAAAAACCTATACCATTGCCCAGGCGATCGCCCAGATCGGTAAATCGACATTGGTTTTGGCCCACAACAAAACCCTAGCGGCCCAACTTTGCCATGAATTGCGCCAGTTTTTCCCCCACAATCCTGTAGAGTATTTTATCAGTTATTACGACTATTATCAACCAGAAGCTTATCTTCCCCTCAGCGATACCTACATTGAAAAAAGCGCCGCCATCAACGAAGAAATCGACATGCTGCGCCATTCGGCAACTCGCTCTTTATTTGAGCATCGATATGTAATTGTTGTCGCTTCCATTAGCTGCATTTATGGGTTGGGAATGCCAGCCGAATATCTCAACGCAGCTATTTCTCTAGAAATTGGCCAAGAAATCGATCAACGGCAACTCCTGCGGGACTTAGCAACGATTCAATATACCCGCAATGATACCCAACTCAGTCGCGGAAACTTTCGCGTAAAAGGGGATATCCTAGAAATTGCTCCAGCCTATGAAGACCGAATTATTCGAGTTGAGTTTTTTGGCGATGAAATCGATCGCATCTATTATATCGATCCAACCACCGGAAATGCTTTAGAATCCTGCAATAATCTGAATATTTATCCCGCTCGTCACTTCGTCACCCCCAAGGAACAAGTGGAAATGGCTTGCGAACAAATTAGGCTCGAATTAAAAGAGCGCGTGGAAGCCCTAGAAAACGCCGGAAAATTAGTCGAAGCCCAACGCTTAGATCAGCGCACCCGTTACGATATGGAGTTATTACAGGAAGTCGGCTATTGTAATGGAGTGGAAAACTATTCCCGCTATTTAGCCAATCGCCAACCGGGAGAACCCCCCGAATGTTTAGTCGATTATTTCCCCGAAGATTGGCTCTTAGTCATAGATGAATCCCATGTGACGGTTCCCCAAATTCGAGCCATGTATAACGGCGATCGCGCTCGCAAAACCGTGTTAATCGATCATGGCTTTCGTCTCCCCAGCGCTGCCGATAATCGCCCCTTAAAAGCCGAAGAGTTTTGGCAAAAAGTCAATCAATGCGTGTTTGTTTCGGCGACTCCCGGAGATTGGGAATTAGAAGTATCGGAAGACCGCATTATTGAGCAAGTAATTCGCCCCACGGGAGTGATCGACCCAGAAGTTTTGGTTCGTCCCACTGAAGGACAAATTGACGATCTACTCGCTGAAATCAAACAGCGTGTCAAGCGCAAAGAACGGGTGTTAGTCACCACCTTAACCAAACGGATGGCGGAAGATTTAACGACTTATTTAGAGGAGCGAGAGATCCAAGTCCGCTATCTGCATTCGGAGATTCAATCCATTGAGCGGATTGAGATTTTACAGGACTTGCGCGAGGGGAAATTTGATGTTTTGATTGGGGTCAATTTATTACGAGAAGGCTTAGATTTACCCGAAGTCTCCCTAGTGGCGATTTTAGATGCGGATAAAGAAGGCTTTTTACGCGCCTATCGTTCCTTGATTCAAACCATTGGTCGGGCAGCGCGTCACGTAAATGGACAAGCGATTTTATACGCCGATCGCCTGACGGACAGCATGGAAAAGGCGATCGCCGAAACCGAACGTCGGCGCGGCATTCAAATGGCCTACAACCGGCTCCATGGCATTACCCCCAAACCGATCAAAAAATCCGCCGACAACAGTATCCTGGCGTTCCTAGATATCTCTCGTCGCCTGAATGCCCAGGGGGTAGACCCCAGCCCAGAACCAGTCCCCTTAGAAGACCTTCCGGAACTCATTGAGCAACTCGAAACCGAGATGAAACGGGCTGCTCAGAATTTGGAGTTTGAAAAAGCGGCTCAATTGCGCGATCGCATAAAATCCTTACAACGGCAGGAGAATTAA